The genome window GAGAACAAGGCCAACCAGGCCGGGTTCAAGTCGACCCGCCGCCGCGAGCGGGAACACCTCATCGAGAAGGTGGGCCGCCAGCTCCGCAAGATGATGACCTGGATCAAGTCGAAGGAAGTCTGAACGACTCCCTTGCGATCCGTTGTGAGTCACGACGCCCTGCCGAGAGATCGGCGGGGCGTTTTGCTTTGATGGGCCAACGTCCCGGAGAGCTATGGTTCCGTCTGGGTGACGACGATGGTTCCGGACGCCCAGGCCTGCCACTCGGTCAGCCAGCAGGATTTGAAGCGGAAGCCGACGACCTCGGAGTCTTCGTAGAAGACTGTGTCGTTCGCGACCCGCAGGACGACGCGTCGATCGCCGTTCCTGTCGAGCACGTCGCCGGCGCTCGGGGAGACGCGAGGGTCGCGGGACGTCATGGCTACGCCTGTGCGCGGCGGGTCATCCATGTCGCGAGGGCGAGGCAGATCGCGCCGAAGGCGACTGTCACGACGATGCTGGTCCCCATGGACGGGAGGGCGGACCAGTCGGCGCCGGGCGAGAGGATCCGTCGGATCCCCGCAAGGCCGTAGGTCAGCGGGTTGGCGAGGATCAGGTATCGCAGCCAGCCGCCGCTGGGGGCGGGGAAGAAGGCGCCCGAGACGAGCCACATCGGCATGAGCAGGACGCTCATGATCGCGTGGAAGCCCTGGATCGAGTCGAGCTTCCAGGCGAAGAGGAAGCCGAAGCCGGTGAGGCCGAAGGCGGTCAGGGCCAGGAAGAGCGTGGTGCCGAGGATCTGGAAGGCGGAGAGCGACCAGTTCATTTGGGGCGCGAGGCCGATGAACTGGAGGAGGGGGGCGAGGAGCAGGAAGAGCATGGCCTGGAGGACGGCCAGGGCAGTTCCGCCGAGGAGCTTGCCGAGGACGAAGGAGGATCGCGGGATGGGGCTGACGAGGACTCCCTGGAGGAAGCCTTCGTTGCGGTCCTGAATGACGGTGATGGTGGAGAAGATGGAGGCGAAGAGGACGATCATCATGGCGGCCCCCGGGAGGAAGTATTCCTGGAAGCTCATGGCGGCGTCGCCGCTGCCGGACATGCGGAAGGAGCCTTGGAAGCCTGCGCCGAAGAGGAGCCAGAAGACGAGTGGTTGTCCGAGTGCGCCGATCAGTCGGGAGCGCTGGCGGAAGAAGCGTTGGAGCTCTCGCTGAGCGAGGGTGAGGACGGGGATGAAGGAGTATCCCGGTGTGGGGGTGGCGGGTGGGAGGGCGGTGGGGATCGCGGTCGTGGACATGTCTCAAGCGTATCCGCTGCAAGACAGCTCGAACACCATTCCCCCATACCACCGGGTCCAGGGGCACCCTGGTGGGGAGTGCAGAGGGGGGGAGGTGGAAGGGGTTCAGGCTGAAGGCGGAAGGGAGAGCGGCGCAACTCAGGATCATGTCGCCCTGATCGGGTCCAGGGGAACCCTGGTCAGGGGATGCAAGGGGGAGAATCCCCCTTGCCCGCCGGAGGCCTGTCTCGTCGGATATCGTCTGAAGGAGAGTGTATCCAAAAGCGGACAACGTGCCGTATGCACCCTCACCAACCCGCGGGGATTGCAAAGCGAGCGGTGAGCGCCAAACGCCGGTTCCACAAAGGGGATGTCCGTTGTATCCCACGGTTCCTCACGGAAGCGCCTCCGGCGGCAAGGGGGCGAGGCCCCCTTGACCCCAGGACCGTGGCACGTTGGGTTTGACGTAGCAACGTCGTGCCGGCCAGAACGCCGTTCGGCTACTTCTTCTTCGAGTTCAGCTTGAAGTCAATCTTGTTCTCGCCCGCCTGAACCGTCGCCGTCAGGTCCGACTTGTCATTCGCATGCGACGGCATCACCTCCGGCCCCGCATCCCCATCCCGCTTCGAAATCCGGACCGTATGCTCACCCACCGGTGCCCCGGAAATATCCGGGCGATACATCAGAGAATAGACACCCGCCGCGTCCGTTCCGCCGGACGAGAGCGCACCGCTCCCCTTCGGCTCGAACATCACGATCGCCCCCGCCACCGGCTTGCCATCCAGCTCGATGACACCGGTCACGTTCCCCAGTTCGGGAAGGTTCTTCGGCTTTCCCCCGCCGCAGCCGACAAGGCAGGCTGACATGGTGACCGAGACAAACATGGACCAGCGCAACATGAGGAGTCCGTTTAGCAAAAGCCCGAGCCATCGCCGGTGAAGATCCACAGGCCGGCGACGTATCGGGAAGTTCGAGCGGCTTTCAAAAACACGGACGCCTTCCAGGCGCCGCCATCGGCGGCAAGCCCACGCGCTGACGAGATCCCGCTCGCGCGCTCGGCCACCACCATTCAACATTTCCCTGCGGAGTTCAGAACTCCCCGACCCGCTCCTGTCCGGCCATCGTCGAGATCGCGGTCAAGGTCGCCTGGTTCATGTTCTCGTTCAGGAACCGGACCGAGCCGTCCGCCAGGACCGTCTGAGCTCCCCCCTCATGCGTGCTCCCCGCCCGCCAGGCATATACCCGCCGTTCGCCAACGGGGTTGTTGTACGGCTGGTTCAGGCCGAGGGCCGGGATGATCCAGAACGTGTGGGCGTACTGATTCCAGAACGGCCCGTAGCTGGGGGAGGTCTTCTCCATCGGCGACTCGAGGAGCAGGATCGTGTTCGACGAGCCGTCCTTGATGTGCTCCAGCTTCGCCGCTCCGTTGTAGCCCCACGGCGTGCGGCCGGTCGACTGGTCAGTCGAGTAGTTGAACGGCAGGCGGGTCGTCGCTTCACCGTATTCGTCGCGCCAGTGCGTGAGGCCGTAGCTCGTCCGGTGACCGTAGCTGTAGGCGTACGTCGCGTTCGTCGGCTGGTGCAGGTACTCGTTGAACCCGTCGGAAGGACAGAGGAAGACCGGGACCTTCTTGTCGATCGCCGTCTGGGCGGTGAAGCTCGTCGGCGCGGAGCAGCTGAAGTACGCCCCGCCGGAAGGGCGGTTGAAGTCGATCTGGTTGTAGAGCGCGCCCAGCTCGACATACGGAAGGATCAGCTCGTAGGCGGTGTGGTTGAGGATCTGGCCGGCGGGGAACAGGTCTCCGCAGCTCGACTTGCCGGGATTGATCGTGGCCGCGGGGAGCGTGCCGTGCGTCTCATGATAGCTGTGGATCGCGATCCCGATCTGCTTGAGGTTGTTGGCGCACTGCGACATCCGCGCCGCTTCCCGCGCCTGCTGGACTGCCGGAAGGAGGATCGCCACGAGAACCGCGATGATGGCAATGACAACGAGCAGTTCAATGAGCGTAAAGCCCCGGCGCACACGACTGGTCATCAGCAGCAACGACTTTCCGTGAAGTGGATGCGCGCGGTCGAGGAACCGGCGCGACGAGCCCGCACGAGAACCAGGCGAAGGCCGGTTCAGCCAACAGCGAGACGTGCTGAACGGTCAAGCAAACAACGCGCCTTGCCGATGCCCAAATGGACGAGTCGGCGCATGCCGTGACGGTACGAACGATTAGGACACGCACATTCCGACAGGATCGTCAGGAACGCGCGCGGCCTGCCCGCCCGCGCCACACGGCTGCAACCGAATGGGGCATCACGCCGGAACCCTGTCCCGCGCGTTTCCGCGGCACTTCACTCGCCGGTCTTGTCAGCCACCTGGATCTGGTTCTGGAGCAGCGCGTCGCCGATCCGGTCCGCGGCCGCTTCCATCAGCGAGTTGGAGAGCGTGATCTCCTCGGAGCTTCCGTTCTTCTTCTGGAAGACCATGTAGTAGTTCGTCCGTCGGCGACGTCCCGAGGTCCGCCGCTTCGTCAGGTCGACGCTCTTGATGTCGGCAAAAGCGATCTGGTGGACCGTCGGATAGGCCCAGAATCCCCATCGCGTTTCCAGCGTCTTGGCGTCGACCGTTACGTGATCGAACCAGCTGATCGGAGCGAAGCCGACCGTGAAGGCGGCGATGGCGACCGCTCCCAGCCAGCCGCGCCAGTCTTCCTTTCCGGCCAGGAGACAGACTCCGGTGCCGATCGTCCCTCCGACGAGGATCGCGATGGAGACCCACCACTCATACATATAAACGGCGCGGTCCCCTTCGACCGACTCCTTGGTGCATCCGCACAGAGTCAGGAGTCCACACAGCACGAGCGCGCGCATTGCCGTCATCATGAGCCCCTAGAAACGACCGGTTCGTAACAAGAAACCCCGCACGGCGAATGAGGGGTCACACCGGCACTGTACCGCGCGGCCGACCGTCTGCAATTCAGGTGGTCTTCAGGGACTGAATGCTAGGGGGGGCGAAGTGTCTTGGCCCGATGGCTCGGACGATGTCCTTGCCGGCACGACGATGATTGCTCAAACCCAACGTGCGACGGCCGCTGGGGTCAAGGGGCCAAAAAAACAAAGGCCCCCTTGCCGCCGGAGGCACTTCCATGAGGAACCGTGGTAAGCAACGGACGGCCGCTTTGTGGAACCGGCGTCGAGAACTCCCCGCTCGCTTTGCACACCCCGCGGGTTGGTGAAGGGGCATACGGCACGTCGTCCGCGTCTGGATACTCACTCCTTCAGACATCGTTCGACGGCCAGGCCTCCGGCGGGCAAGGGGGATTCTCCCCCTTGCATCCCCTGACCAGGGTGCCCCTGGACCCGGTTATTCGCCTCCTCGACTGGCGACGGCCTCCGATGGCTGAGTCGCGGCACTCGGATCATCCACAGGCTCGGCAGCCGACTTCCCGCGACTTTCGGACTCACACGATGGCAGATCAATAGTTTCCCCGTCGTTCCTCGCCACGAGCTTGATCAGCACGTCGCGCTGGATGTTGTGCGAGATAAAGCGGGCCGCCCCATCCCCAAAGACCGCGACGATCCCTCCCTCGTGAAAACCGAACAGCTCATCGTTCGGACCACAATCCGGCGTCGTCCACGGGCATTCCGCGGGCCCTCCGACCGGCTTGGCGTGGTTCTGAATCAACCGGACTCCTTCCACCGGCGACCCCGAAACGCCAAGCGCATTGTCCGGATCAGCCCAGCGGTTCGGACAGCGGAACCCGCTGGACTCCGATCCGACCGCCCCGCCGCACGTGTCCCGCGTCCCATCCGGCGCCCGCGCGACACTCCGAACCCCTCCCAGATTCCACAGCAACTGCCGTCCCGCGCATTCGGCAACAGCCATCGTGTTGCTCGTGCCGTCCGTGATCCACCCCATCGGAGTCGGCGGCAGCGACAGCATTCCGTCGAATCGCGCACCGCGGTCGGCCGGCGTGGCGGGGTCGCGCTTGCCAATCGGCACCCGGCGCAGCGGATTCTCCACGATGACGACATCGGTGAAGACGGTCGGGGCATAGTCGGTCTGCCCATACCCCGCCGGATCCTCGATCGAAACCGGATTGCCGGGACAAAGAAGGTCCGCCATCCGGGTCCGGGCGATCTCCCGGTTCATCCGACTGGCGGGAGAGTCATCGGCGGCGTTGTACTGCCGATCCAGCGCCACCGCCGAGTCGCGAGGAGCGTTCGCCAGGTGCGGCAGCAGCAGCGTAAACGTGCTCTGCGGGTGAAACACCGTTCCGTTCGGCTCGATCGATGGATTGACCGTGACATCGATCTCAAGAGGCGGAACATCGGGCGACCTGGGCTTCCAGGCGGTCCCCTTTCCGCCGGAGGGGAAGCGGCGATGAACCTGCTCATAGCCATGCAGGGCCAGGCCGATCGCCCTCAGGTTGTTGCGGCACGTCTCCCGCCGGGCGGCTTCTCTTACGGACTGGACCCACGGCAGCGCCACCGCGGTCCCGACCAACAGCACCGCCCCGGCGATCGCCACTTCGACCGCGGAAATCCCCGACCGCCGCGCGCAAGTTCCCCTGCTGTTCCTCATGATCGGCCTCGTCCAAGCTTCGGATCAGAACCGCCCTGATCTACGGCGGTCCCCGGCCGGAGCGACAACCGAATCCCGGGAATTCTTTCCCGGCGACCGGGGCCGACGCGGGGCGAGGAAAGCAGGGCGAAGCGATCCCGATCCCTTCGCATCGGCACTGGCCGCGATACGCGGCCGTGTTGTTGCGGGTGCGGTTCCGCCGTCTTATCCTGCTGCGTTCCTTGTGACGTGGATGATGGTTCGTGATCGCGGCCGGACGGTGTCCGCCGCCTCCCCTGAGACGGTCCTATGAAGCTGCAGTGCTCCCGTTCGCTCCTCGCCAACGCCATCGGCACGGTGGCGGTGGTCGTCCCCTCGCGGACCCCCAAGGAGATCCTGCGGAACATCAAGCTGATCGTCGCCGACGGGACCGCCACGCTCATCGGCACCGACCAGGAAGTCGGGATCCGCCACGTCATCCCCGAAATCTCGACCACGTCGACCGGCGAAGTTCTGCTCCCGACCGCCCGGATCAGCGCGATCCTGCGGGAAGTCCAGGACGACACCGTCTCGCTCGAAGTGACCGAAGACGCCCTGTGGGTCCGGACCGCGCACAGCGAATTCCGCCTCTCGATCGAGAATCCGGCGGAGTTCCCAGACGTCGCCGCGTTCAACGAAGAGAACTACCACGTCGTCCCCGGCAAGACCCTCAAGCAGGGGATCCAGCGGACGCTGTTCGCCGCCGACGTCGAGAGCACGCGGTACGCCCTCGGCGGCGTCCTGATGGAGCTCCGGCCGCAGCAGATGACCCTCGCCGCCACCGACAGCCGCCGCCTGGCGGTCTACCGCGCCCCGTGCTCCGCCCAGGGGAGCGTCTCCGAGGAAGTCGGGACGCCGGTCATTCCGTCGAAGGCGATGCAGCTCATCGAGAAGAGCATTCAGGACCTGGAGAAGGACGTCCACATCGCGATCCACCACAACGACGTCCTCGTCCGCTCCGGGAACTCGACGATTTACGCCCGGCTCGTGGAAGGCCGCTTCCCGCGGTACCAGGACGTCATCCCGCAGAGCTATGAAGTCGAGATCCCGCTCGTGACCGGTCCGATGCTCTCCGCCGTCCGGCAGGCCATGATCGTCCAGAGCGAAGAGAGCAAGGGTGTCGACTTCGTCTTCGACAACGGAACGCTGACGCTCAAGAGCTCGGCCAACGACATCGGGACCTCCCGCGTCGAGCTGCCGATCAGTTTCGACGGCAAGAAGATCGACATCACCTTCGACCCGAAGTTCGTCGCCGACTTCCTGAAGGTCCTCGACCCGACGAGCCAGATCTCGCTGAACCTGATCGACGAGAACAGCGCGGCGGTCTTCAAGTCGGACGACACCTACACCTACGTTGTGATGCCGCTCGCCAAGGACTGACTCCTGAGGCCGCCGATGAGCTGGAGCCGGAGGATTCGTGCGGGAGTCGTCGGCCTGCTGGCCGTCGCCAGTCTCGCTCCCGCGGAAGCGTGCTGCCCCGCACCGCCGGCCGGGCGGCCGGTGCTGAACTCCGACCAGACGGTCATCCTGATCTGGGACAAAGCCAGCCGCACGCAGCACTTCATCCGGAAAGCCTCCTTCCGCGGAGAGTCCCGGGACTTCGGCTTCCTCGTCCCCACACCCGCCGAGCCAGCGCTGGAAGAGGCGGGAAACGAGGCGTTCCCGCTCTTTGAAGGGCTGACCGCACCGGCGATCCAGGTTCGGGAGCGGATGCCAGGTATCGGATGCTCGGCGGAACCGTCCGTGCCAGCTCCCTCCGCGTCGGTCCGCGTGCTCCAGGAGAAGGTGGTGGCCGGGCTTCAGGCGGCGGTCCTGGCGGCGGACTCGTCGTCCGATCTCGTCGACTGGCTGCGCGACCACGGCTACGAGCATTCGCCGGCGATCGCGGAGTGGGTGCAGCCTTACGTGGAGCAGGGCTGGCTCCTGACCGCGCTGAAGGTCGCCGACCCGCAGGCGTCCAAGGGGAATCGGATCGAGGCGTCGGCCCTCCGGATCTCGTTCCAGACTGACGCGCCGCTCTTTCCCTACCGCGAACCGTATTCCGAGCAGGCGATCAGCGCGGTTCGGCCGCCGGAACGGCTGCTGCGGATCTACTTTGTCGGAGACGCTCGCTACGGCGGATCGCTTTCCGCCGGAGCGCCGTGGACGGGGCGCGTCGCGTGGTCGGGACCGCTGGATGCGTCGTCGCGACAGGAAGCGGTCCGTCTGCTGGGCCTCAGCGATGCCCCGACGCCGCCGGACTGGTGGCTGACGGAATTCGAAGATCCCTGGCCGTACGCGAAGGCGGCTTCGGACCTCGTGTTCCAAGTCGATGCCGACCAGTCGCAGGTCCGCCGGCCGCCGCTGATCCAGTTCGTCGACGCGCCGCTGCTCGTGCAGATCTTTCCGTGCTTCGCGGTGCTGCTGCTGGCCGCCTTCCCGCTGCTGTTCGTTGTTCGGCTGACCCGCCGCGCGAACCCTGCCGCCTGATCCGCCGACTCGGGTTCGGTTCAGGACTTACCGAGTTCCTGGGAACGCTGGGCGGCGGTGAGGACCGCGTTCATGAGGGCGGCGCGGACGCCTCCCCGTTCCATCTCGTGCAGGCCCGCGATCGTCGTTCCGCCGGGGCTGGTGACGGCGTCCTTGAGGGAACCGGGGTGCTCGCCGGTTTCCAGGACCATCTTGGCCGCACCGAGGAGCGTCTGGGCGGCGAGCTGCGTGGCGACGGTTCGCGGCAGGCCGGCGCGGACGCCGCCGTCGCTCAGGGCTTCGATGATCTGAAAGGCGTAGGCGGGGCCGCTTCCCGAGAGGCCGGTGACGGCGTCGAGAAGCGACTCAGACACTTCGACCGCGATGCCGACGGTGGAGAGGAGTTTCTGGACCGTCGCGGCGTCGTCGCGGTTGGCGGTTCCGCCGAGGGCGAAGGCGCTCGCTCCCGCTTTGACGAGGCACGGGGTGTTGGGCATGACGCGGACGATCCGCCGGTTGTCGCCGAGGGCCGCGGCCATGCGGGAGAGTGTGATGCCGGCTGCGATTGAGATCACGAGGTGCCGGTCGGTGAGCGAATGCGAGACGGTCGCCATGACCTCGGCCATCTGCTGCGGCTTGACCGCGAGGACGAGGATGTCGCTCGACTGGATGACGGAGTTGTTCTCAGCCGCGGTGCGGGCGCCGGTGGCGTCCCCGAAGTGTTTGCGGGCGGAGGGAATGACGTCGCTGGCGACGATGTTTTCGGAGGCCGTGAGGCCTCCCTTGATGAATCCGGAGGCGAGGGCGGTGGCCATTTTCCCCGCGCCGATGAAACCGATCTTCATGGTCTGTTCCGACTTTCCGTCTGTCTGAAAAACACGGGTGGCGGCATCGGCGGGGCGTTTGCACCGCTTCCCGTTTCTTCGCCGTCCCTGCCGAGATTCCCGCGCCCGCAGTCAACCCGCTTTGTTCGTGTGCCGCGTTCGCGTTACCAGCCGAGCGACATGTTGGTTTCGATGGCTCGCTGGGCGTCGTGGAGGTCGGTGCCGGTGGAGCTCATGTAGAGGCGGATGGCGTGGAGTTTGTCGCCGGAGGCCTGGGCGAGGCAGTCGCGGGCGACGTCGCACGGTTTGGAGGGGCCGGCGATGCCGAGCATGCCTTTCGAGATGACCCACAGGTCGCGGGGGCGTTTGGTGATCCGGACGACGTCTTCTTCGGGGTAGTGTTCCCCGGCGATGCGGCGGGCGGTGTCTACGGAATCGGCCCAGCTGATCATGATGTGGGCGTTGGTTTCGATCTCGAAGAGCGGCATGGACGGGGGTCTCCTGCGTTCGGCCACCGGTTGGTGCAATCGGTCGAGTATATGCACGGTGGAAAATCTGCGTCCACGTCGTTGTCAGGCCCCTTTTCGCCGGGTCCAGGGGGTCCCCCTGGTGGGGAGTGCAGAGGGGCAACGCCCCTTTGCCCGCCGGAGGCCCTCTCGTCGAGAGATGTCTGAAGGAGATCGTGTCCAACCGCGGACGACGTGCCGTATGCCCCCTCACCAACCGGCGGGGTGTGCGAAGCGAGCGGTGAGTCCTCGACGCGGGTACCACAAGGGGGACATCCGTTGCTTACCACGGTTCCCCATCGAAAATGCCTCCGGCGGCAAGGGGGCGTGTGCTGTTTTCTTGGCCCCTTGACCCCTGGCTGCCGTGGCACGTTGGGTTTGAGCTAAGGACGTCGTGCCGGCGAGGACGGTGATTGCCACCTCTCACAAACGGATCTGGTCCAGAATCGTCGGATCCTGAATCTCCCGGTCCCGCGCCAGCAGCAACACCTTCGAAATCACCTCCGCCGTCCGCGGATCATCATCCGCAAAAGGGAGGAACAGCCGCCCCCGGTGCTGGGCATGCACCGGAACAACGCACAGGGCACCCCCCGGCATCCTGTGAACCGTCCCGCTCCCCAGGTGCACGCTGTAGTCCGCCAGCTCCCCGCTGATCGCCACGTGCGATCCCTTGATCCGCACGTTCTTGAGCCCCAGGAGCTGGCACGTCTCGCGGACAAGAGCCGTCCGCATCTCCACCGTCGACGCACTCGCCTCCGGATCGACACCCCCCGCATGCGCGACGCTCACCACCAGATCGATGTCCCGCATCGTCTCACTGAAGAGCCGCGGCGGAACATCGGCCAGCTTGAGGTTTCGCGCCTGGTCCCGCTTCGAGTACGTGATCGTGTCCAGCGTCAGCCCCTCCACCTCCAGCGGCGTAAACGCCCCCCAGCGGAAGTTCACGCTGGCGACAATCTCCTCCTCATAAAAGACCTTGAAGACCCCGTCCTGCGTGTTCCAGCCCCGCGTCCCCCACAGGGCCATCCCCTGCGTCGGCTGCACCTGCTGCCCGGCGTATCGCTCGGACTTGTCGCCGGTCGCCTTCTCCTGCTTCGTGACAACGTACAGCTCGCGGAACACCTGCTTGAACGGCTGAACCCGCCCGGCCGTGAACGCCTCGTGCTGCCACTTCGCCCACTCGCCGCTCTGGAGCAGGTCGTGCGGATGGGCGATCCTCAGCCGCGTCCCCTTCTTGATTGCAACACTCCCGCCGGCGTGCGTCCGGAGCGCCTTGCCCCCCCGGTCGGGATACCCGAGCGCCCCGTCGCCGATGAGAACCAGCTTCTCGAGGAGCGGCGCGACGAGCGCATGCCGGCTCAGTTCGATGAGCTCCGTCGACGAGAACTCGTCGCCGCGGCACATCGCTGCTTCGAGCGCCTGCCGCTGCCGGGAGGTCTGCCGCTTCAGCTCCCGGCTCCGCTCGTAAAGCACGGCGATCGGTGGGTGCTTCTTGACCGCCGGCGGAACCGACTTCAGCTCCTTGCTCCCCTTGGTGACGACGATCCGCGGCTGAAGCGCGTCGTCGATCGAGAGTGACACATCGACGCCATCCTTCGACTCCGTCGCCGCGCCGTCCCGGAGGTCGCTCCATTCGCCGGCCCCCATCGCCCAGTCGAGCCGCAGGGCGTCGGCATAGCCGGCGGTGCTGGCGAGGTTCTTGAGACCGATGTCGAGCGACCGGAGAGCTTCGGGCTTCGTGAGGCCGCTCAGAGTGCGGGCATAGCGGGCGTACGCCTGGAGGATGTCGAACCGCCGCTTGAGCTCCGGCTCCCGCTTGGCCCCGCTCGGCAGCGGGTAGAGACCGAGCAGACGGACATGGTCCTTGAGGAAGCGTTTCTCGATCCCGGCGATCAGCTCGTTGAGACTCGCCTCGCCAAGCAAAACGTCGGCGATGAGCTGGGCCTTCTTGGCCTGGGCCGCATTGGAGGCGAAGCGGGCGGACCGGGCGAGGCGATCCCACCGCTTGGGGCCGAGTGCGGCAGAGACCTTCTGGAACCAGCCGACGTCGATCGCGCCGGCGACCCGGTCGGTGTCGCTCAGGGCGGTCCGCTCCAGGATCAGCCGCTCCCACGTGGAAAGCTTCCGCCGGGGAGGGCCCCCCTCGGCGGCGCCGTCCGTCGCCGCGTCTTCGTCGGCCTCGGTTTCGGCG of Planctomyces sp. SH-PL14 contains these proteins:
- a CDS encoding DUF2330 domain-containing protein — encoded protein: MSWSRRIRAGVVGLLAVASLAPAEACCPAPPAGRPVLNSDQTVILIWDKASRTQHFIRKASFRGESRDFGFLVPTPAEPALEEAGNEAFPLFEGLTAPAIQVRERMPGIGCSAEPSVPAPSASVRVLQEKVVAGLQAAVLAADSSSDLVDWLRDHGYEHSPAIAEWVQPYVEQGWLLTALKVADPQASKGNRIEASALRISFQTDAPLFPYREPYSEQAISAVRPPERLLRIYFVGDARYGGSLSAGAPWTGRVAWSGPLDASSRQEAVRLLGLSDAPTPPDWWLTEFEDPWPYAKAASDLVFQVDADQSQVRRPPLIQFVDAPLLVQIFPCFAVLLLAAFPLLFVVRLTRRANPAA
- a CDS encoding ABC transporter permease encodes the protein MSTTAIPTALPPATPTPGYSFIPVLTLAQRELQRFFRQRSRLIGALGQPLVFWLLFGAGFQGSFRMSGSGDAAMSFQEYFLPGAAMMIVLFASIFSTITVIQDRNEGFLQGVLVSPIPRSSFVLGKLLGGTALAVLQAMLFLLLAPLLQFIGLAPQMNWSLSAFQILGTTLFLALTAFGLTGFGFLFAWKLDSIQGFHAIMSVLLMPMWLVSGAFFPAPSGGWLRYLILANPLTYGLAGIRRILSPGADWSALPSMGTSIVVTVAFGAICLALATWMTRRAQA
- a CDS encoding DUF1559 domain-containing protein is translated as MRNSRGTCARRSGISAVEVAIAGAVLLVGTAVALPWVQSVREAARRETCRNNLRAIGLALHGYEQVHRRFPSGGKGTAWKPRSPDVPPLEIDVTVNPSIEPNGTVFHPQSTFTLLLPHLANAPRDSAVALDRQYNAADDSPASRMNREIARTRMADLLCPGNPVSIEDPAGYGQTDYAPTVFTDVVIVENPLRRVPIGKRDPATPADRGARFDGMLSLPPTPMGWITDGTSNTMAVAECAGRQLLWNLGGVRSVARAPDGTRDTCGGAVGSESSGFRCPNRWADPDNALGVSGSPVEGVRLIQNHAKPVGGPAECPWTTPDCGPNDELFGFHEGGIVAVFGDGAARFISHNIQRDVLIKLVARNDGETIDLPSCESESRGKSAAEPVDDPSAATQPSEAVASRGGE
- the proC gene encoding pyrroline-5-carboxylate reductase, whose protein sequence is MKIGFIGAGKMATALASGFIKGGLTASENIVASDVIPSARKHFGDATGARTAAENNSVIQSSDILVLAVKPQQMAEVMATVSHSLTDRHLVISIAAGITLSRMAAALGDNRRIVRVMPNTPCLVKAGASAFALGGTANRDDAATVQKLLSTVGIAVEVSESLLDAVTGLSGSGPAYAFQIIEALSDGGVRAGLPRTVATQLAAQTLLGAAKMVLETGEHPGSLKDAVTSPGGTTIAGLHEMERGGVRAALMNAVLTAAQRSQELGKS
- a CDS encoding DUF1559 domain-containing protein encodes the protein MTSRVRRGFTLIELLVVIAIIAVLVAILLPAVQQAREAARMSQCANNLKQIGIAIHSYHETHGTLPAATINPGKSSCGDLFPAGQILNHTAYELILPYVELGALYNQIDFNRPSGGAYFSCSAPTSFTAQTAIDKKVPVFLCPSDGFNEYLHQPTNATYAYSYGHRTSYGLTHWRDEYGEATTRLPFNYSTDQSTGRTPWGYNGAAKLEHIKDGSSNTILLLESPMEKTSPSYGPFWNQYAHTFWIIPALGLNQPYNNPVGERRVYAWRAGSTHEGGAQTVLADGSVRFLNENMNQATLTAISTMAGQERVGEF
- a CDS encoding DUF6793 family protein; the protein is MPLFEIETNAHIMISWADSVDTARRIAGEHYPEEDVVRITKRPRDLWVISKGMLGIAGPSKPCDVARDCLAQASGDKLHAIRLYMSSTGTDLHDAQRAIETNMSLGW
- the dnaN gene encoding DNA polymerase III subunit beta, whose translation is MKLQCSRSLLANAIGTVAVVVPSRTPKEILRNIKLIVADGTATLIGTDQEVGIRHVIPEISTTSTGEVLLPTARISAILREVQDDTVSLEVTEDALWVRTAHSEFRLSIENPAEFPDVAAFNEENYHVVPGKTLKQGIQRTLFAADVESTRYALGGVLMELRPQQMTLAATDSRRLAVYRAPCSAQGSVSEEVGTPVIPSKAMQLIEKSIQDLEKDVHIAIHHNDVLVRSGNSTIYARLVEGRFPRYQDVIPQSYEVEIPLVTGPMLSAVRQAMIVQSEESKGVDFVFDNGTLTLKSSANDIGTSRVELPISFDGKKIDITFDPKFVADFLKVLDPTSQISLNLIDENSAAVFKSDDTYTYVVMPLAKD
- a CDS encoding carboxypeptidase-like regulatory domain-containing protein, producing MLRWSMFVSVTMSACLVGCGGGKPKNLPELGNVTGVIELDGKPVAGAIVMFEPKGSGALSSGGTDAAGVYSLMYRPDISGAPVGEHTVRISKRDGDAGPEVMPSHANDKSDLTATVQAGENKIDFKLNSKKK